TGTTCAAGGTGCATATGGGATCGTGGAGCTATCCCGGCGACGCCATGACCAAGATTGCGGGCGTGCCCCTGTTTTCGGGGTTCATGTATGCCAGCGTCGGCAGCTATATCGCACGGGTCATGCGTGTCTTTGACATGCGCTTTGCCCCGTTTCCACCTGTCTGGGCGCTGTGGGCCCTGTCCGGTCTGATCTATGCCAATTTCTTTGCGCATCACTTTTTGCCCGACATCCGGGTTGTGTTGATCGTGGGCAGTGTCTTGCTGTTTTGGCGGACCCGGGTCTGGTTTCGGATGGCCCGGTTCTACTGGATGCCGATGCCCGTCGCCGGTGCCCTGGTCGCGCTGTTCATGTGGGTGGCCGAAAACATCGGGACGGCGACCAGCACGTGGCTGTATGCCGGGCAATTGCCGGGCGATCCGGTCAATTTCTCGAAGATGGGCAGTTGGTACATGTTGCTCTACCTTGCCTTTGGCACCGTCACGTTGGTCAGTCGCGATGCGTTGATGCGCAGCGCCTGGGCGCCGGTGTCGCAGAAGCAGACGGTGCAGGCCACCTAGAAGACGCTGTGATCGCCCCGTTCTACGGTCGCCTCGCCCTTGAGGACGGCAGCGTAATAGTCGAACAGCGTGTCGGCACCGGTCGCAGGGGTTGCGGTGCGGTCATACTGCTGCGTGTCCGGGTTCAGTACCAACATCGATTCCGTGGCATAGTAGAGGCCGATACGCGCAAGCTCGGCCTTGGCCGCGAGGGGGGGGACCACCTTGCCTGCCGCCGCAAGACCGCCTGCAATCGCGCGCATCATACCCACCGGAACATGTTTGAACCTGGGCGTCTGGCCCAACAGGGCAAACAGGTGGTCCCCCATCGCGCGCGGCGTCAGCGCGGGGCCTGGCCCGCCGATGGGCAGCACGCGGTTTTGCAGGTCGGGCGTGTCGACGCAAAGGGCCAGATAATGCCCTAGGTCCCGATCACTGATCGGCGTGCAGGCCGTCAATGCGCCATCCCCGAACAGCAGATACGGCTTGCCGCTCCGGACCCGCGCGATCTGACCTGACAGCGACTTGAAATAGGCGGTGGGCCGCACGATGGAATAGGTCAGCCCGGACGCAATCAGCGCCTGTTCGGCGGCCAGCTTGGCGTGCTGGAAGGCAAGGCGCGGGCGCTGGACACAGATCGCCGACAACAGCACGACATGCGGCACCCCCGCGGCCCGCGCCGCCTGCACGATATCGACCGTCGCCCGATGATCGATGGCCCAGGCGTCCCGTGGCGGACCGGTACGCGAGGCGAGACAGGAGATCACCGCGTCAAAGGTGCCGCGCCCGAACACGTCACGCGCCACCGCGGTCGGGTCCAAGACTTCGGTTTGAATGCAGGCCGCACCGGCTGCCGAAACTGCGTCGGCACCCGGCCGCATGACACATGTCACCGCATGGCCCCTGTCCAGAAGGGCCGCCGTGGTCGCGCGGCCAATTGTGCCCGTGGCCCCAAAGACCAGGACATGTTTCGGAGACGGGGCGCGCAATGGATCAGTCACGGCATATGGGTGTCACATTGGCCCCTGCATTGCCAGTGCCGGTCACACCCGGCCCGTCGACCACATCCAGAGAACGACACCGCCCAGCACCAGCAGGATGTTGAAGGCGATGGCAGCACCGATACCCAACCACAGGCCCTTGCGCCGGTCCGCGCGGTCGATGTTTTGCAGAAAGACAATCACGCGATCTTCGGCCGTGCCAAGGGCTGCACCGTCGATCTGGCGCATCAGCTTTGGATGTCCGCCGAAGGATTGCGCCCTCACGATCTTGCGCGCCT
This DNA window, taken from uncultured Tateyamaria sp., encodes the following:
- a CDS encoding DUF817 domain-containing protein, which encodes MTGTRTDRIERRLGDALRARLPASAAEFVMFTVKQGWASLFGALLLAGLIVTDAIWQETWIIARYDALLIYAISLQAILLILRIETWAEMRIILLFHLTGTAMELFKVHMGSWSYPGDAMTKIAGVPLFSGFMYASVGSYIARVMRVFDMRFAPFPPVWALWALSGLIYANFFAHHFLPDIRVVLIVGSVLLFWRTRVWFRMARFYWMPMPVAGALVALFMWVAENIGTATSTWLYAGQLPGDPVNFSKMGSWYMLLYLAFGTVTLVSRDALMRSAWAPVSQKQTVQAT
- a CDS encoding NAD(P)H-binding protein, translated to MTDPLRAPSPKHVLVFGATGTIGRATTAALLDRGHAVTCVMRPGADAVSAAGAACIQTEVLDPTAVARDVFGRGTFDAVISCLASRTGPPRDAWAIDHRATVDIVQAARAAGVPHVVLLSAICVQRPRLAFQHAKLAAEQALIASGLTYSIVRPTAYFKSLSGQIARVRSGKPYLLFGDGALTACTPISDRDLGHYLALCVDTPDLQNRVLPIGGPGPALTPRAMGDHLFALLGQTPRFKHVPVGMMRAIAGGLAAAGKVVPPLAAKAELARIGLYYATESMLVLNPDTQQYDRTATPATGADTLFDYYAAVLKGEATVERGDHSVF